The Novosphingobium terrae genome has a window encoding:
- a CDS encoding peptidoglycan-binding domain-containing protein: MKRRVFLIPSLLAAGLGSHDPALAAQPQITTTGGDDPNNGSVLRNFSQDHLVTLASHSSHSSHSSHASHSSGGGGGGHYSHTSHRSSTGGYDGGGYYSPVPAAPAVPAPPPPPPPPPVSMPSVQPLFSNTDRASAPAPDGLPVLSGRTKRFAAIVRRVQIALLAQDYYHGPINGLVGPALRTALRGFQTKRGLEATGTITPPTLDALMVSSQ, translated from the coding sequence ATGAAGCGCCGCGTCTTCCTCATTCCCAGTCTGCTCGCCGCCGGCTTAGGTTCGCACGATCCCGCCCTGGCCGCGCAGCCCCAGATCACCACGACCGGCGGCGACGACCCGAACAACGGCAGCGTCCTGCGCAACTTCTCGCAGGATCATCTGGTGACCTTGGCCAGCCACAGCAGCCATAGCAGTCACAGCAGCCATGCCAGCCACAGCTCGGGCGGTGGCGGGGGAGGGCACTACAGCCATACCAGCCACCGCTCCAGCACCGGCGGATATGACGGGGGCGGCTACTATTCGCCGGTGCCGGCCGCTCCGGCGGTGCCCGCGCCTCCACCTCCTCCGCCCCCGCCTCCGGTCAGCATGCCGTCCGTCCAGCCGCTGTTCTCCAACACGGATCGGGCGAGCGCACCGGCGCCGGACGGGCTGCCCGTGCTGTCGGGGCGCACCAAGCGCTTCGCCGCGATCGTGCGCAGGGTGCAGATCGCCCTGCTGGCGCAGGACTACTACCACGGTCCTATCAACGGCCTGGTCGGGCCTGCGCTGCGGACCGCCCTTCGGGGCTTCCAGACCAAGAGGGGGCTGGAGGCCACCGGCACCATCACGCCCCCGACCCTGGATGCGCTGATGGTATCGAGCCAGTAG
- the hxsB gene encoding His-Xaa-Ser system radical SAM maturase HxsB: protein MMVHTSLKARPLDDGRNLCVAETGSFFLASGPALDRLEHGWLDDSDRAFLGLNGHVVSPGDRLASAARTLDLFRRSSPVSQLDYLILVPTLRCNLSCSYCQVSRVAEGRKGFDWSEETLAAVLACVDSLEARRVKIEFQGGEPTLRPDLIRAVMERCARFERAEFVICTNLQNVTEEVLAIFDRPDVFISTSLDGDAMTHGHNRTGAPAMTEQFLANLRMLTERYGPTKISALPTIDPVSPPDIDGLIQSYVDHGFESIFLRPINFQGFARKRHKASREQGDEWRRYYEAFVRRIIRRNWEDRSRVLEETYFSIALRRIFYPGRERHVDLRSPNPMGVDYIVVDHDGTVFPTDEARMLSRSGVIDLSIGTIAEGWNTQARDTLNRHASNDDDPACRRCAYQPYCGRDLIDDIARYGRIDMPREETEFCRRHLHLFDFVFTLIYDEDPAVRYSLGRWLRLPGTPEAFGDVLA from the coding sequence CGGCGCTGGACAGGTTGGAGCATGGCTGGCTCGACGATTCCGACCGGGCGTTCCTGGGCCTGAACGGCCACGTCGTCTCCCCCGGCGACAGGCTCGCCTCGGCGGCCCGCACGCTCGATCTCTTCCGGCGGTCATCCCCGGTCAGCCAGCTCGACTATCTGATCCTGGTGCCGACCCTGCGTTGCAACCTGTCCTGCTCCTACTGTCAGGTCTCCCGCGTCGCCGAGGGGCGCAAGGGGTTCGACTGGAGCGAGGAGACGCTGGCTGCCGTGCTCGCATGCGTGGATTCGCTGGAAGCCCGGCGGGTGAAAATCGAGTTCCAGGGCGGCGAGCCCACCCTGCGTCCCGACCTCATCCGCGCGGTCATGGAGCGGTGCGCCCGCTTCGAGCGCGCCGAGTTCGTCATTTGCACCAACCTTCAGAACGTGACCGAGGAGGTGCTGGCCATCTTCGATCGCCCCGACGTCTTCATCAGCACCTCGCTCGACGGCGACGCCATGACCCACGGCCACAATCGGACCGGGGCGCCCGCGATGACGGAGCAGTTCCTTGCCAACCTCAGGATGCTGACCGAGCGCTACGGACCGACCAAGATCTCGGCCCTACCAACCATCGATCCCGTCTCGCCGCCCGACATCGACGGCCTGATCCAGAGCTATGTCGACCACGGCTTCGAGAGCATCTTCCTACGGCCGATCAACTTCCAGGGCTTCGCCCGCAAGCGCCACAAGGCGTCGCGCGAGCAGGGCGACGAATGGCGCCGCTACTACGAGGCCTTCGTGCGCCGCATCATCCGGCGCAACTGGGAGGATCGCAGCAGGGTTCTGGAGGAGACATACTTCAGCATCGCCCTGCGGCGCATCTTCTATCCAGGCCGCGAACGCCACGTCGATCTGCGCAGCCCCAATCCCATGGGCGTCGACTACATCGTGGTCGATCACGACGGCACCGTCTTTCCGACCGACGAGGCGCGCATGCTCTCGCGCTCCGGCGTCATCGATCTGTCCATCGGCACGATCGCGGAAGGCTGGAACACGCAGGCGCGTGATACGCTCAACCGCCATGCCAGCAACGACGACGATCCGGCCTGCCGACGCTGCGCCTATCAGCCCTACTGCGGCCGCGATCTGATCGACGACATCGCCCGCTACGGGCGGATCGACATGCCGCGCGAGGAAACCGAGTTCTGCCGCCGGCATCTCCACCTCTTCGACTTCGTGTTCACGCTGATCTACGACGAGGATCCTGCGGTGCGCTATTCGCTCGGCCGCTGGCTGCGGCTGCCCGGCACGCCCGAGGCCTTCGGGGACGTGCTGGCATGA
- the hxsC gene encoding His-Xaa-Ser system radical SAM maturase HxsC: MIPLVLPAMSDAEAPFVTRLRSGEGPVDGVWDSLMVDEDDGGVTYAGAGGILAIDGATAEALDGDVVLVQPRTGRVERILRAGSPHNTLLVTERCDQLCVMCSQPPKKTHVDRFAYLEDACLLAEPGLHIGISGGEPTLYKDQLLSMVERVLRQRPDLSFHILSNGQHFTEDDVPRLRDPLYRKVSWGVPLYAASAPLHDEIVGKEGAFDALQDGLATLLMAGARVELRTVLVSSNLAALPELSRFVASRLRFVEVWSIMQLEHIGFAKGRWRTLFVDHRDQFQMVAGAIDWATMHGVRAQLFNFPRCTVPPAYRGVAIASISDWKRKYPTACTGCAEQANCSGFFEWHPDEEAGAMVEPL; this comes from the coding sequence ATGATCCCTCTCGTTCTTCCCGCGATGAGCGACGCCGAAGCCCCGTTCGTCACCCGCCTGCGCTCGGGCGAGGGGCCGGTAGACGGCGTGTGGGATTCGCTGATGGTCGACGAGGACGATGGCGGCGTGACCTATGCCGGCGCCGGCGGCATTCTCGCGATTGATGGCGCGACTGCGGAAGCGCTCGACGGTGACGTCGTCCTCGTCCAGCCCCGCACTGGGCGCGTCGAGCGCATCCTGCGGGCCGGCTCGCCCCACAACACCCTGCTGGTGACCGAGCGGTGCGACCAGCTCTGCGTGATGTGCTCCCAGCCGCCCAAGAAGACCCACGTCGATCGCTTCGCCTATCTGGAAGATGCCTGCCTGCTCGCCGAACCAGGCCTCCACATCGGGATCTCGGGCGGCGAGCCGACCCTCTACAAGGATCAGCTCCTCTCCATGGTGGAGCGCGTCCTGCGCCAGCGGCCGGATCTGAGCTTCCATATCCTCTCCAATGGGCAGCACTTCACCGAGGATGACGTGCCCCGTCTGCGCGATCCGCTCTACCGCAAGGTGAGCTGGGGCGTGCCGCTCTATGCGGCCTCCGCGCCGCTACACGACGAGATCGTGGGCAAGGAAGGTGCCTTCGACGCGCTGCAGGACGGTCTTGCCACTCTGCTGATGGCCGGGGCCCGCGTCGAGCTGCGCACCGTGCTGGTGTCGTCCAATCTGGCGGCTCTGCCTGAACTGTCCAGGTTCGTGGCTTCCCGGCTGCGCTTCGTCGAGGTCTGGTCGATCATGCAGCTCGAGCATATCGGCTTCGCCAAGGGGCGCTGGCGCACGCTTTTCGTAGACCACCGTGATCAGTTCCAGATGGTGGCCGGAGCCATCGACTGGGCCACGATGCACGGGGTGAGGGCGCAGCTCTTCAATTTCCCGCGCTGCACCGTCCCTCCCGCCTACCGGGGTGTCGCAATCGCCTCCATCTCCGACTGGAAGCGCAAGTATCCGACCGCCTGCACAGGATGCGCCGAGCAGGCCAACTGCAGCGGATTTTTCGAATGGCACCCGGACGAAGAGGCCGGTGCGATGGTGGAGCCCCTATGA